GCCATTTTCAGAATAGCCACGTGACGAATTACAACCAATGGCTGCAACGGAATTCACTCCAGTaacaaagcattttataaatatacCACAGGGGGTCGCACTTTCACTTCTAAACCACACTAACGCTTTTGAGCGTTTCTTTAGAAAGTAAGTGAAAGTTTACATCgtctttaacagatttttttcatatgaCACTTAGAACgatgcatttatttataataaaaaaaaatacagctcttaaaccaaatttaatattttgacaaTTACTCATGTTACAAAAAAGCCTTAATTTTTTTAGTGGGATTTTACAAGATAGCCTAGGGTTGCCGGACTCCAGTCTAGAAGAGGCCAATATCCTCCTACGTTTGTAAATATCCCTCCTCCaacacacttaaaataaaaagctgaatttctACATCTGCATGTCATTCTCCCTTCCTCAACAAGAACGGGAAGACTGGTCAAGGATAATGAGGTTAGCAGACCTGAACACATGGTAATCCTGGAAGAACATGGCAAAAAACTTCAACCTGAGGCAGAATTTGACCTTCCAGCAATTGAACAACCCtaaagagacaaaactgaaataggtctttaaatgtgcaaagattttacagatagatagatttttACCGCCAACAGACTTGCAGttgtaactgcagcaaaagcCGTTTCTGTTAAGTATTGCTTCAGGTGTGGCTGAGTACATGTATATGtcacaattttcacatttttatctgcAAAAGATTTTGTTAAGCAGGTACAATTTTCCTGCCACTTTACAATTATCCACCACTTTGTTTTAGTCTGTCACATTAAATTCCAGCAAAGTTCACAAACACTGTGGCtgtattgtgaaaaaaaaatgaaagtgtaGAGTGAACACTTTGGCAAGGCAAAGtactttttaactttacatCTTGAAATAATGGTAATTTGTTGTTTATGTCTAGGACTCTGTTGAtaataaaatccacatttaagtgttttttgattttaaaaaattggagCCGGTTTGCTTCTTTGTAAACCCCTTTACATCTCTAAGGAGATATgtataattttaactttattttttaattatctaaTCCCACTTTTGCTTTTATCAGCAATTCATGGTACATTTTGCTTTACTATTTTTGTTTGCCTTTATGAATTGAAAGCATAAAGATACCAGAGAATAAAAGAATATCAGTTTATTTGTcacactaaaatataaaaactttcagAAGTTGTTCACAAAAGCAGTTGACTACTAACTCTAAAATGaggacaactgaaaaaaatgccTGAAAAATCAGACAACGCAGAATTAAGCTACTCAGCTTTTCCATAATCAGTTAATAGGAGGCACCTTTGCTAAATAAAGATGGGACGCATAGTGTGAGAAAGGGTTTCTTGTCGATGAATGGCATCTAGTTTTTACTctcacacacaacacacagtTCTTCATCTACACACAGCCTGCAATACAAGAAATGCTATGACACAAATACTAGGACACATACGTTTTCAGTCAGTactgtaagaaaatatttttgttagaaagcagcaaacagttcagatcaaatgtttacatacactctTGATGGGGATGACTACCATAATAATAAGGGtgttttattgatgcatttgaATTGTTCCTTTAAGCAGACAATACGACAAACAACTTCAATAATTTGTATAAACATAACAGTCAAGAATTGGACACAAAAGCTTTAATCTACACTTGAATCTTTCTAATGGACAAATAGTAAAATCTACACATATAGATAGgagaaaatccaaattaaattgaaaactgAGCATCCAATTCTCATTGTAGTTCCTAATTAATATGATGTTCATGCCAATAATAAgtgcatgtaaacttctgacctgCACTATACAACATTAGAGTCAAGCTCTTGTAAAAGTGACTAAAACTCCCAGGAGTCCATCCACTTAAGGCCAGCCATGGCGCTGCCTGGCTCGTGTGCAAGAGGACCCGTCATGCCGTAGGACAGTGGATGAAACATGTAGAAACTGAGAAAAGAAGAATCAGAAGGATTTAAAAAAGCTCAGAGACTCCTTACTTATATTAAATGCAGagatatccaaaataaatcctAATAAAAGAAGCCCATGCAACACTCTGTAGAACTgctatattttaaaacttaattttggTCTAATCACAGAACAAAGTAGGGAGGAAAGCTTCAATGACTAATAACTTGTAGCCAATTAAAAAGTCAGTTTATATAAATTTTatcattaaacataaaaagtttagGAATGTAAGGAACATCAAATTGGAATAAGCTactttgttttgcaaaagtattgtaTACACTTCAAACTTTTCAAGTAGCCCTGACCTTTCAGGAGGATTCACTAGTCCTCCTGATGgtacaaaatgtgtaaaaagttaatgggtatgaatagttttgcaaggtGCTGGATAACCACAATCATCCTCTTAAAAGTGgacattaaacacaaacaagatAGAGCTTCACTTAGCTCACCTGTACAGAACGGTAAATAAAAGTATCATCTGCCCTCCTctctgcagccaatcagaatagGGTTGGCATAGTAACAGATCGGCATTTCTCAGCAGAGTGTCTAATGTAACTcctgtgaaacaaaaaattgttcaaaacaCCAAACAACAACCATCCTGACATCATAAGCTCCCCTTAACAACACTGTCCAATCAGTGTAGCACCTTCACAAATATTCTGTTTCTGAGACTGAAACTCACAATGCCTTTCAAACACATAAGGTATGCATCTGACTTAATTATAACTCTTTAGTTTGcttgtatttgtaaaataaattccttATGACAAAACAATTGATGACAGTTACCTACataagataaataattaaaaatgggATTTTTAGTCATGGAGTCTTACACTGCCacaaatatttggtaaaatccCCCTAAATATTTGCCCACTTGAAACATCCGTCcctccattttctaacacctttgtccctagtggggtcggaaGGGGCGCTGGTGCagatctccagctaacgttccgggagAGAGGcgaggtacaccctggacaggtcgccagtctgtcacagggcccACTTGAAACAGCACAGTTGATTTAAATCAGCAGGTTTCCTGGCAACTAGTGCCAATCTAGACTATTTTTGTGCATTGAGGTCAGAACCATTCTGGAAGACTGCTTAACAAATTCTAAAAGCAGTTTTACTGTTTGTGGttgaataaatcattaaaattcaCACATTAATGACATTGTCTTCTATGATGAGTATATATAAATCTTTGACAAGCACTgcattaaagtattaaaaatgcataatgCAGTCACAGAGAGACTCTGTTAGGATTCAGAGACTTTGTGTAATTCTAGATGTCAATGCTCATTCTCATCCTAACCACTCAGTTCTGCCCTCTCCTCCAACTCTCACTTACAGTCTGATAATTAACTATGGTAATAAGGTAAAATACATGAGAATTTAGCACCTGTCAGCATGCTACTGAAGAGCATTGCGGGAAAGTAGTGATGATAGTAGAGGACACGGCCCATAATGTAGAAGGGGGCGTAGTGCAGCAGCCAGCCGAGCAGCAGAAGTCCACCTCCTCCCGTGAGAACCTCGGAATGCTCTGAAACAcgcacaatatttttttatttaaaatgtcaatgtttaaaatgtcaaatcatCCTCATAGTTGAAATTTACCTAATCTTTTCTGCTGCAGCGATATTCCTCTTTGAATAGCTATAGATGACACTGTCACCATGATGAGATACAAACCCAAGCTGGCCAGATTTATCCACCAGACCACCTGAAAAAGACGAGAGAATGGAATGTTAGTTAGAAGATCAGAAAggcaggaaaagaaacaaagtttagAAGACTTACAGGGTTTCCCAGTAAGTAAACACGATATTCCGTCTCATTTACACCTGAAAACCTCAATCccttcacaaaacaaacaaaaaaaaaacatttgacatagAGTAATGCCAACTGAATTTCatgaaaataaagcacaaataaGTGTACACACCTGGTAGTTGATGGGCCAGTGCCAAGGTTTGGAGTTCATTTCATTGTCTTTAGGTTTCAAGCCACTATTACCCTAAagtgagatgttttttttgttgtttttttttaattcaaagtcTCAAATTTAGACCGTGTTCATCATCTTCTCACCATTACTCACCCTTATCATGACTATATGAGACTCCAGCAAGATTTCCAGAAAATTAGGCTTCAGTAGTGAAAGACTAATGTTGGGTActgccaaaacaaaccaaataaagttaaattacaAGATTATTCAAAAGTGTGCCTTatcaagaaaaataagaaaagcttaggtatatttggaaaaatgtgcCTCATACATTTGGGATTGATGTGATCCTCGATGTTCCACTGAGAGCTTGGAGTCTCCTTCAGGTACGGACTGCAGGTCACCTCCACCTGTTCCCAGcccctgcagaaaaacaaaacttgataGGCATGTCGATCATTCGTGAAAAACAAGGCCATATCAGAGCTGAAAATATGAGAACATTCACCACTTCGGAAGAGTCTTGCCAGATGAATACAGCACGCAGCCCGTGGCTTTGTGCAGAAAGCGAACTTTGCTACGCAGCACCTTCACCAGGTCACCCCTCCGGCCTCCACAAACCTCCACCTGCCACAGGTCGTTAGAGTCACCTGTTCCGTTCTAAGACAGGGACAAATGTGCTTAAGTAGACATGCAGAAGTCCAAAgctaatgtgttgtttttattagctgcatACAATAAAGTAATAGTTCTACAATGCTCTGTAGTAAAGTTTATATTCCAGAAAACTTTTTCAACATTCTGTTATATCATGGCATATATACATAATAGTTCTTAATTTCAGTCTGGAATAAAAAGGAggcatgtttttaatgcattttttaaaaatgtaaatcagaaAAGTGTGCTTGTTGGCTTATGAGTTTAAGTGGATGGCCATGTTTTAGTAAGTTTGCAGATGTACAATACGcctcacatttttttcaatgatGGATGAAACATTGCTCTCCAAATACTGCTTTAAACCACTCCCCAACTTCATCCCTGACATTTCTGCTGTGCTACTTTGTCTTCGTAATGCTGATTTTGTCCAGTGATGTTCTCTAACAGACTTCTATGGCTTTCATagaaaagctgagaaaattTATGCACAGATGGACTCTTTTTACTGGATAGCTAAAATATGGAGGCAATTGATCACACTCAACATTATAAAGCGATATCAGAGGAAAGGGGGCTAAATACAAACATTCTCTGCTTTTCAGAGCTTTATGTGTAAAATCTTTGGAAGAGCGTGCGTCACTTTACAAGCATTGAAAAAACTGAATCGCCCCGtcacaaaataaactacaaagaaGTTGGTAAACTTAACATGGCAAAACGAGTGCATAAATACTATTACTAGGCATACGTTAAAGATACACTCACAATTCCATAACCTGTAACTTGGAAGTGCTTCTTGGTCAGAGGAGCTTGATGGAGGTGGCTGTGAAGGTTACGGGTTGTTCTGAAAGAAAAGGTGCAGTCAAAGCTACGCACAGAGTTTGGACTTCTGTTAGCAAACATCAGGATTGGTACTTACTCTTTGTGCTCCAACCGAATGATGTCACCATGACGAACCAAATCAGGAATCTCTGACTGAGCTAATTAAAGATAAACAATACACAGAAACTTCCAAGTAACTATAAAACATAATGAACAAGCTGCTTCTGCCTCATATAACAGACACTATCATGAAAACGCAGATCAAAGAAGGATCTAACTGAGGATTAAAGTCCACAACTAATCAGTCAATGAGCACAATTCTCTTACTATTATTATCTGGTTTGTGAACCAGCCACATGTTGTTGTAGTCTTTGTGGAGGTAAGCTGTCACCTGTTGATGAAAACCAATCTTAAATCAAAGTAGATTTATCAGACATAAGTGAAACATTCAACTTGCAgtctgacctgctgctgttttgccCCAACTCCCTCGGGGTATAAGTGCCAGTGGGAGTGGAGATAACCTCCAGCAATACGGAGATTTTTCACAGTAATGGTGGAGCCATATGCCAGGTCTGCGTTGAAGAAACAACATGCtcaagaaattatgaaaaacacataaatacaaacatctaCTGAGCAGAAAGTAAGACTTCATTTATAAGAAGTTTTTATGATTTGGGGAGCCAAAAATTGTAGCTCTgctgattttgttaaaaatcttaatgtttaatttttattaacttattttctcctctgaataaatgtacttaaaGACTGAATACAAAATTGTGTCTctccattgaaaaaaaaaaaaaaggctttctgAGAAACTTTaccaaaagttttgaaaaaaatattggtaCACCTCTGTCAAAGAAAACGGATAGATCAACtatgtaataaaaatagttgcttaaaaaaacaaactaatgtaGCTTGTCTTTGTAAGAAAGTAGTACGTAAAGAAAAGAGCACAAATAATGTAACCATGGGGACATGTAAACCGAGGGTGTGTTCTGTAATTATTGACAACGATGTTAAAGAAGGAAATTCTGCTgggtaaaatattaaaatcaagcAGTGATGTGGCAAATCAAAgataattaatgaaaaaatatatatatatgtaattattaAGCAGAGAAGTAAAGATAAGAACAATAATGGCtcatttttcatctttcctATACTTATACCGACCTGGAAAATTGTTAAAGAATATCCCagtgttttcatatttctgtagAAAACCTGTTTGAGTGACGATTGTAGGTTTGTCTTTCTTTAACAGCAGGGTACCAACAATTTTGTCCTTGTTGCTTAAGTTTTCAAACAAGTTGATCCAAGTTCAACTTGCAGACAAATTAGAGgaatatcaacatttttgtcagttttttgtacaattacATTTGCTTTCATTCCCAGTTATGTTCAGGACTCACACTCTGGCATGGACACGTTGTACAGGTTGTTTCCAATGAGACGCGACTGGAAAGTCGAACTAAAGAAACCATCGCCTGGGCCactaccaaaagaaaaaaagttgtgacTCAAGATCAAGACATCATTATACAGTGGTCATACTGTGTTTAACTCTCTCCCTTACCTTTTATTCAACAGAGCAAAGTGAACTGCAAATACTGTCACATATAGAAATAGTGGAAGCAAGATGAGGCCGACAACACGGGCCAGGAAGTGCTTTGCAACATCCATCTGAAAGTCAAACAAGATCATGAGGCAGTAAAGTCGCCAGTTAATTTCAACAATGCCAACAGTTTTCCCTAAAAGAAATGCTGCAGTTTACCAGTGAGAGACTCAGGTTGCCTAAAATCCTCCAGAGTTCTCCAGCTGTGTtcagacccaccaggaggataACAAACAGACCCACAAACTTCACCCCGAGAGCACCAGCAAGAGCAGCACCGCACAGTACGAGCCacagccaccagggggcagtaaAAGGCCTGGAGCTCTGCTGGTTGAACTTGACCATACTGAGCATGGCTGCCATGATGAAGAACATGAGGATGGGGTCTAACAGGATGTACTGAGAGATGGTGATGCAGCCTGTATCTGTGGCAGCAAGGGGATTAGATGGAGAATGTCTTCAGTTTActataaataaacattcattcattaagTTATAGATTTGGATCATCATTGAAAGTTTGTCATAAGTCTTTTCCATCatcacatttcagtttttagtttatttaggaAGAAATAAGTGGAAACTTAAAAGTGTAGttaattttattcaatgttCGGTGCAAACCATGATCACTAACCAAATATGAGCAGGGTGGCTGTGATGAGAGCAGCAGTGTGAGAACGAGACAGCTCCTGCACTATGAGGTAAGCAAAGATTGGCAGGAAGGACCCCAATATGGcgcaaaactgtacaaaaacagGCCTGAGGTTACcagacaaacatttattataGTTTCTTATTAAATATGGGCATATGTGAAAGGCAGCATACCCCTCTCATTCCCCAGTAGTTGTGGTGTTCATATTTGTCTCCCGGCTTTACAAAAGGAAAGGTGCCATCGTAGCCAGTCATGTAACCAGCAAGAGCAATCAGCATCTACAAAAGAGATCAACACATTAACACAGCAAGTTCACAAGAAGACTCAATCCCATTTCTGAGGGTTACCCAAACCATTTTCCTTCACCCTTTCTTGCATTTACTATAGTTACTGTTAAGATCTTCTACTAAGAAATAGGAGATCCTTACAAGAAACTAGTACATCACCACCTTCCACATGGG
This is a stretch of genomic DNA from Gambusia affinis linkage group LG16, SWU_Gaff_1.0, whole genome shotgun sequence. It encodes these proteins:
- the pomt2 gene encoding protein O-mannosyl-transferase 2 codes for the protein MEKEECISQCHKTRDSSTLRNRKVFPSPEQTHQSPITPESKIKQDDTSCSNGSSGDYSARASVDSPNQLLLIVVTGLSFATRLYKITEPPHVCWDETHFGKMGSYYINRTFFFDVHPPLGKMLIALAGYMTGYDGTFPFVKPGDKYEHHNYWGMRGFCAILGSFLPIFAYLIVQELSRSHTAALITATLLIFDTGCITISQYILLDPILMFFIMAAMLSMVKFNQQSSRPFTAPWWLWLVLCGAALAGALGVKFVGLFVILLVGLNTAGELWRILGNLSLSLMDVAKHFLARVVGLILLPLFLYVTVFAVHFALLNKSGPGDGFFSSTFQSRLIGNNLYNVSMPEYLAYGSTITVKNLRIAGGYLHSHWHLYPEGVGAKQQQVTAYLHKDYNNMWLVHKPDNNTQSEIPDLVRHGDIIRLEHKETTRNLHSHLHQAPLTKKHFQVTGYGINGTGDSNDLWQVEVCGGRRGDLVKVLRSKVRFLHKATGCVLYSSGKTLPKWGWEQVEVTCSPYLKETPSSQWNIEDHINPKLPNISLSLLKPNFLEILLESHIVMIRGNSGLKPKDNEMNSKPWHWPINYQGLRFSGVNETEYRVYLLGNPVVWWINLASLGLYLIMVTVSSIAIQRGISLQQKRLEHSEVLTGGGGLLLLGWLLHYAPFYIMGRVLYYHHYFPAMLFSSMLTGVTLDTLLRNADLLLCQPYSDWLQRGGQMILLFTVLYSFYMFHPLSYGMTGPLAHEPGSAMAGLKWMDSWEF